The following is a genomic window from Pirellulales bacterium.
TCAACGAGGCGGAGCGGCAGGGGTACGCCATCGACAAGAAATACGTGACCGACATGGCCGAGACGGCATTCGGCAGTCCGCAGGCGCTGGTCGCTTCGAAGCAGATTCCCGAGCCAGGCTCTCCGCCAGGCCCACGCCCCGTCGATAACGGCGTGCGCGTCGTGACCGCCTTCACCGCCGTCGCCGCACGCAGCTATCCCTCCCTGACCGATGGCCAGCGGCAGGCTTTGCAAGCGATTGCCGCTGGTCTCGTCGAGAAACAGCGCGCCGACGGGGGCTGGGATTGCCACCTCCGCCGTCCACCCATCAACGAGAGCGAAACCACCGATGGCGCGTGGAATCTCATGGCGCTCTATGGCGAGACGGGCCCCGATTCTCCCGAGCCGCAACGTGCCGCGCTCGACAAGGCCTTGACTTGGTGGAGTGGCCTGACGCTCCCCGACAACTTGCAGGATAAGGTCCTCAAGATCCTGGTCGAGCTTCGCCTGGGCAAGTCGCGCGACCAGTTGCAATCGACCGTCGACGAACTCCTCGCCCTGCAACAGCCTGAGGGAGGCTGGCGGCAAAATGCCGAAATGCCGACCGATGCCTACGCCACCGGTCAGACGCTTTACGCACTGGCGCTCGTGGGCTATACCGCCGATCGCCCCGAGATCCGCCGCGCAATCGACTTTCTCGTCGCCAAGCAGCAACCTGACGGTAGCTGGCCGATGACCTCACACGCTTCGAACGACGGTTCTCCCGGTGGCAGTTCAAAACTGCTCACGCCGATTCAATGTGGAACGGCATCGTGGGTCGTACTGGCGTTATCACGCCTGGTGCCGAACGAGCCGTGAGCAACTCCGCGTCTCCGCGCGAGCCCAAAACAACCAACGAGTAGCAGCGATCATCAATCGTTAGTCGTGTGCCCGAAGCTGCCGAACTCGTTGAGTGGCAGCGCGATGATCGCCAGCGCCGTGGGAAAAGCGAGAGACGCCAGATCGTAACGGTATTCGAGCACCGCGCCGATCGCGCAGCCGACGACGAATCCTACGAGGCAGGTGAACATGGCCCCAGCGCGGCGCCGTGCTTTCGCCAGCATTTCGGGCGAATCGCGCCGTGCGGCAAGCGTCGCCACATCGACGAGCATTTGCGTCGTGTTCATCGTCATGGCCGCCGTCGAGGGGGCGTCGGCCAGACACTGCTTGACGAAGGCATTTTGTACCGCCATTGCCGCCACCAACAACATTCCGATCAGCACGGGTAGCGCCAGGTTCGCATTCTCGAAGGGCCCCCACACCCACCCCAGTACGAGCGAGACGACGAGTAGCAAGGTGTGCAGCACGAGCAGAAATCGCCGTGGAGAAGCCCCACGCCGTTCCAAGGCATGCGCCGCCAGCGACACGCACACCAGCACGACCATAAAGATCGGGATCGCCAGCATGGGCGCCACTTCGCTGAAGAACCCCGTGGTGTAATGCG
Proteins encoded in this region:
- a CDS encoding DUF1275 domain-containing protein; protein product: MLLRPDIAPLHMSNKPTLAQLDFRLAAMLSLAAGAVDVIGFLALGGLFTSHITGNLAVVAAHYTTGFFSEVAPMLAIPIFMVVLVCVSLAAHALERRGASPRRFLLVLHTLLLVVSLVLGWVWGPFENANLALPVLIGMLLVAAMAVQNAFVKQCLADAPSTAAMTMNTTQMLVDVATLAARRDSPEMLAKARRRAGAMFTCLVGFVVGCAIGAVLEYRYDLASLAFPTALAIIALPLNEFGSFGHTTND